Part of the Melitaea cinxia chromosome 6, ilMelCinx1.1, whole genome shotgun sequence genome is shown below.
tacatttaaattatgtcTTATTTGCTCGAAAGATAAGTTAGGTAATCAGATTATTATATTAGCTCGGTCGGGTATTTCCCCGATTTTGATATGCGGGTTTTTACAAAActcattttattaaacatatttgttCCGGAAATGATTGAAAATATACTAGTCATTTGTGTAACgtgtttttgttagttacacCGAGTCAGACCGATAAATTTGGGAAAAGGAAAAAGGAGGAAAGTGGGAAAATGGAGGGAGATAGGTACTTAATccgcttttatttttattgtttctccTTAAAGACCAATAGgtaaatttctttgttttatttgcaAAATTGCAGTCCTAAAAGTAGAGGCGACATTTTGATGGACTCGaattgtaaaagttttaaaatcaaaatcattttgtatgttttttatttggattttaCTCATTGTAAAAGGACATGTATATCTATCGATGGCCTTTACATCTATTGCAGATGTTTTAAGCAGTGTTAGTTTAAATCCGTGTTAGTTTCACCGCTCTTGAGATTGCGATGGCGGAGTGTCCTCTCCACATATGTAAACTGGTTTGCCTGGTTTTTAATTTAGGAAGTGCAGGTTTTTCCACGGCCTACACCTTGCCTCTCGACCTTGCCAGTGGAACCCACAGGAACGACAAGTTGCCACGTGTGGAGCTGGTTCGGTTGCAGAACCTGACTCGTATCTTACGAGGATCCGCTCCGAGTagcttagtcgcctcttacgacacctggTACTTAAAGGGGCACTATTCTATTCTGCCGATGCTCCACGGCAAAAAAAGGACATAAGGCCCGAGGTATGAAAGTGACTAGTGATGTGCCGACACTCTCACATCACTAAGCGTCAGTGACTGAGGCTCAGCATCAGTTgttgaaacttctttagaattgtTGTGATATGAAACTCGAttaaacgaaaatgcgtcacgaagaagaaacaaacacatacataatacattattttctaTTCTTGGTGAAAAAAATCTTGTAGGCTacttttaactgacttcaaaaggACCTTATAGCTTCtcactgggtggaccgatttcgatgatgcttttttttattgaaaggtggtgcttgtcgtgtggtcccatttaaattttatcgaaatctgacaCGTAATTTTGAGTtgtctctaataatgcgtatttacttgacttttttttgtcTGTACCTACGTCATAAGTATTACTGGTCCATAATTAAAGttcttatttatttcgtttgcgaacaaacacaattattataagtttcacttctgccgagTGTGACTTGCAcacatacatactttttttcATACCCTCAGGCTTcatatcgtttttattttatttatttatttatatatacatacatatttttatttcaacagtaaCAATGCCATTAAACCCTTATTGGGTTTGTCTTGGCATATTTACATTCgaagttctatattttaaaacttacaataagaaaagaattatattaaaatatttgtgtgtgcTACAATCTAAAAGTCAAAGTTGTTCTCAGTATTAAGTACAGGAATACAAATCAAGGGTTTCTTAgggaataaactcaaaaaataattatttcaagaaaacattttttttaataatattacttcatcacactttattattttgttttaagggGAACTGTCATGTGGTCCCAACGAGGTAGTTGACGATTGCCCTTCAGACTGCGCCTATAACTATTGTCCCAAGGACCAGTACCATGACAGAACACCATGCCCCAAATCCAAAATCTGCCCACCACCAGCTTGCAAGTGTGGCTTCAACTATCGCAGAGCTGATAACGGCACGTGTATACCAACAAGAGAATGTCgtgagtatttaatattttatttcacacgAATaccattaaagaaaataataatattagaatattaaaaaagcgGTATCATCACTAACGGTgatctcttacagacaaccgCTATCTATAGAGGAAAAATTTTTAACATGACACAACTAGGGAAAGGGAGCAAACAGCTTAGATTCTTAgttatttaatctatataaataaaaatgaatgttgctaagcgcataactcgagaatggctcgaccaattcgggtaatttatttttggcccacggaaggtttttaaaaaaaatatttttttttactattaacttttgtcAGAAATAAGTCTGTCGGGGCAGctagtacatttatatattacctatgtataattatataaataaggaGGTATGTGTTCAAAAATACTGAATATACTTATTAGCATGACTTAAACATATTCAATACTGGCTGtgcacgcgacttcgtccgcgtgaaatagtgactttataattatgttcaacgtgtctttaaattggcataacgttttatttatgaaccgattgacataaaacaaacactaaatattaagctaagcttgccacaatatataagtgaaaaccacatctaatcggataagccgtttctgagattagcgtgcacaaacgcacaaacaaacagacaaaaattctgacaatcattgttttgggtgctatctGCGTTGaaaaaggtcccaataatattttttctcgtatatcataaatatacagacagcgacccgttacatttttattatatgtattgattattatgtattatccctataataaaactagaaatataattatacaatttgaCACGTTTAAGAATACGTCGAATACGaacaaataaaaagaagtacaatcacgtataaaataaagatttaatttacaGTGTTAAGgaaataaatagaagttaattTGATATGAAACATAACCTTTATATCAATTTAACTTCCTTTTTATGTATATCGCAGAACTGTTAATTTATTGATTGACGCAGCCTGTAATAGTAGTGAGAACTACTGGTACTAGGCGACTTTCTCCatgtagtatattatattatattattgtattcgCCGCTACCATGCAAATTGGCATGAAATATCCTTACCACGAACAACGACAGTTAATGGGCTGATAATAGAACGAaacatactttttaataaatttagtatattagctTTAGcatattagtttttttagaCAACCCATGTTTAATacatattatctaatatactaaatttattacaaagtatttttcattattatttcattattttcattattcacACGGCTTaattgtctaaagcgcatgctgtaactaccttaaagaggaattatatgtatatatttaataccttggCACATaactgattgtaattttttttaacatgtaattctgttggtggttcttactaaataaataaataaataaattctattttatcagttcggtgaagatcgacttaggttcggatcttctactataatgataacaaccgcaaCAATACACTAACTACAATACACCTTTTAAAAATGACGTATTAAGTATGTAGATATGTAttgtcatatatattaaatttcataatttatttgttgtcTTTAAATTTCTCCAATCCAAAAAGctaagatttttatatttacttattgtttatattaagaaaaaaaaaaaaaaaaaaaaaacaaattatttaagttatagctattttataattttattgataatgttCTCATGTTTATTATCTGTCGatgttaaataaaatcgtttttttttttcatcgactTAGTGACTATTGAGTATAAATTGTCTAATGTAGCCGTATTCAAAGTTTTTCCTTAATCAATGAGTaggtaaaaactatttaaacccatgggttttattaattaatgtgtGTTCTAGTTCATCAAATGTGGTTTTAACAATATGACGTAAATTATTCCAGCCCCATTCGAATGTTCCGGCATAAACGAAGAATTCAACCCGTGTCCGTCTTACTGTCCTTCTGATAACTGTCGTGACGCATCTCTCAGTGGCGAATGCCCCTACTTTTTGCTAATAGTTGTGGCGTGCAGCCCTACATGCCGTTGCATTAAACATCACTGGAGGAATGATGGAATTTGCGTGCCATATAAAGAATGCCGTAagtgattttgttattttttttcttttttttttaatgtcaaataggcaggcatttgaccacaatatattttattatataccacAATATGTTATATTCGTGTAAAAAAGTGTTTCACTCATATGTCATCGTTACGTTACATTATTTGCTtctaaaattctcgtgttacaatgttagttacattaattactcctccgaaaagggtggaccaatttttatgaaattttgtgtgcatatcgggtaggtctgagaatcggctaacatctaaaTGTCATACCCATAAGTTATTAGGGCAGAGGGAATTAAGGGGGTTTTaacatatatatggcaaaacaacgtttgcggggtcagctagttttcttATACATTCATTCTGTCGCAACCTTCTACAAAGTATCAGaaaacttacaaataaatagtCGAAAGGATCAGGAACTGTTCTAATGTCTCGAGATTTGTGACACAACAACACATTCAgtgatttatttgtatttaattcattaattccATGTTGTATTTCTTTACAGCCGACTCTTAGGAAAGGTTCCAACTTGAATTGCTGTCGCTGCAAACTAAAAAATAGGAttccaaatattaattaaataaatcaaaatatacaattactaCAAGTATACATTATAGACATGTACTCATCCACTTTACTCATAAATATTATCTAGattaaaaacaatgttatcaatagttttgttataatttgtGTATGTAATTATGTGTGATTATACTTTTTAGTATCTATATaaggcatttttatttatgctcTTAAAAGGGAAAAGGTTTTAAATAGTCTTGAGAATTGCGTAAATTGcgtgaatttaaattttgtctacGTTTGATCGatgtttatactaataataaaagtgaacattgcttattttaaaatttaaagataatattttggATGTTTTTAATGTTCTGAGGGTGTAATATAAACGATATTGTAgacgaaatgtaattttttatcatttttatgtcTCTTTGTACTCATTTCGTTCCGCTAAAACTGtcgaatgaaataataaatttgattgtaACAAGACGAGATTTAAGTCCTTCCTACAAGCTAAGACACTGGTTTTATCTTACAAATTCATTAAGTAGCCTAGGGAAAGGACAAGACAGTTAAAATCTGTGATGAAGGTGTGTTCTGAGTTCTTTCATAACTTTGTGTGTTCGTGGAAAAATACTTCCCCTGAAGGGAAAAAACGTAGTGTTATATCAACCAATTGCTTTCTATTGCTAAAACAGTTCGTGtggaaaaaaacaaataatgaattAAGAAATTGTATCCAATAGCTTAGCACAACTACCAAAGGAAATATTGTATTCCGTGTTTGGTTACACAGGTGCCTTTTTAAATAGTAcctaattaaactttatttattaaatattacaattccAATCTGCGTAAACACTGCGATGTTatttcaatatatgtatgtgtacgtAATCAACTACGCTAGTGAAGTGTCTTAATGTCGACGCTCGGAGGTTCGATTTCTGCTAGGagcagatatatatatatatatatatatatatatatatatatatatatatatatatatatatattacttctaTGTCCCTCCCCTTATTTCCTGCACTGATATCGTTATCAAAAGAAGACGACTGACTGACGACGTTGTTCcttgtaattaaattatctaCTAAACTACAGTAGAGCAGCGTCAGAGGTTTTATTCGAAGTTGGAAAGAGGTTTCGTGTTTATTACCACTTTTATTTAGTGGATATTTTGTTTGCTTCGTTCCTGTAAATCCAAGCCGATCTGGTATTTTAAAAGTGAGATGCAGTAATACATATTTAAGCTTAATAACTTGTGCATACCATAAAACAAACTTATTGATGAGAAAGATTTTGAAACTGTTACAATGCTCCAAGAATAACCATCGTTTTTAGAAACATTCGTAAGGCACAGTAAGAAAATCCACAAGGATAAACAGAGCAAAAACACCTATATTCATGCAAAAATTCACTTCGATTGGAAATCAAACTTACAACCGCCgtcatcaataatttttttacactgATACACTAGAACGGCTTCTTGACGAATAAAGAATAATGCttgtaacaatattaaaataaaactaaatatcatTACCAAGCATTGTGGTGAGTCAAGATGTCGtgtttaatctttattttgGCATCTGTTTTCCTCATAAGTAACGCTACaggtacatttatttatagtaaatatttattaaatgcttTCAATATATTGTAACAAGCTATGTATATATTTCTAGTTTCtttcgtatatgtatataataaaaaaggcactaattatgacttttttatatatttctaaattttagaataaataatctgaaacaattaaaatattttattaatattatatggcaTATATAATGGTATTAATATGATGCATGCAAATTATTACgtttaaaacacaaatatatgtGATATATTTTGAGGTACGTAATGcttaaattaagatttttgtaatttttttttttttttatataaattactacgctttacacatttaataaaacacttttttcggattttatcgcgatttattgttaacttttgattcccgacgtttcggatactttacagcaaccatggtcacgggaggactgaggaggagtcctcccgtgaccatggttgcgaTAAAATCCatgaaaaaagtgttttattaaatgagtaaaattcgcgtaaacattagaaaacaatacgcTTTACACGTTTTTGATAAAATAGAATAAGTttaaaggtatttatttatgaattaggtactttaataatagttttattacggTAAATATGTGAAGATAGGCTTGAGTACTTTCAACTCCAGTCACTTTCGAGTCGGAGACGACTTTTTGATCTTACATTCTTGCACAAATTAATGAATGACGGCATTGATTGTCCCAACTTACTGGCTTAATTAAATATTCGCGCCCAAACGAGAACTATAAAACCGTCAGCTTTTACACCTTTCGTGGAAAAACCTACACGATCACATCAGGGCCGCTATTCTCCGATTAATAGGTTAATGTTGAATTACAACTCCTAATGATcaacataaaaacataaaagcagatatcgatattttttcagacaatctttttaaatttaagtacaatttgttaaatttttataattataatgtttctTGATTATGATGTTTGTATTGTTGTTCATTTATATATGAGTGATATATGTTTAagtatgatgatgatttttattgttattttctattATGTGTATGATAGAATGTTGCTTTGTAAAGTGATATTGTGATTATTAATTAGTGTCCTTGGAATtccttataaatttttcaatattttgtgataaattttaatgttaaatttaattgtgttataattttatgatttatatacctagtaaaaaattttttcggttatttattttaatatgaacttgttataggtatatagataactttatttgtatattgtgcgTCTGTTTTCTTTTTGCGAATTGTGTGTAATTAAGGGTacacttatacttaatatttttgtgaaaattcaTTCTTTtctgttaatgttaaataaataaatctcggTATATGTCTGTGACAGCTTGAAATATGAGCCTCAGGCCAAACATCAAACATACATCGATGCCACATCATCTCACTTAGCAGAAGTGCCGGCTCCGTACAATATAGGTACATCGCTCCTAAATAGTATTATGGAACGTACCCATAGGTATTACGTGACCCGTTCAGTGGTGGAAAGTTCTTTAAAAATACCCTAAACTTCCTAACTTCCTTTAAAATTTCCCTGACAAGTAAATAGAGTACAAGGTATAGCGAataattttggttttatttataataataatcgc
Proteins encoded:
- the LOC123654403 gene encoding inducible metalloproteinase inhibitor protein-like, which gives rise to MSCLKIVSVVLSVIVSGSLSSGELSCGPNEVVDDCPSDCAYNYCPKDQYHDRTPCPKSKICPPPACKCGFNYRRADNGTCIPTRECPPFECSGINEEFNPCPSYCPSDNCRDASLSGECPYFLLIVVACSPTCRCIKHHWRNDGICVPYKECPDS